The Helianthus annuus cultivar XRQ/B chromosome 15, HanXRQr2.0-SUNRISE, whole genome shotgun sequence genomic sequence CAGAATGTTATTTTATCATAAAAAAACCCACCATCTGCCCAACTCCTTCTGCTTTTTGCAAAACACGGCTTCCGTAAGCCACTTCCTTCTTCAAAGGAGGTTCTTATTTCCGTAAATCGttgtattttctttttattaCTGGAGCGTAACCTACTCATAATTTATCTGCAAaagttttaaaatttttgaaacatGGGCCCTTAAAGAAGCTAAAGACAAGCTGGAGAAGCGTGGTGAAGAGCTAACAATTAATGAAGGCTCGTTTTTCTGTCATGATCTTTTTTGGTAAACGTTTATATCTTTATAGTATGTTGTTATATAGACTATATTGTTACACGGGTAATCAGATTTGAATTTGGAAGTATGAAATTGCAGCAGGGGTCTCTATAGTCTGTATTAAGTAGTTCAGATATAAATGGTGATCAAGTTGGTACTAGTTGTTGATGATCATTGTGATTATTTGAATGTCAACTGTGTATCTCTTGTACAAGATTAGTAGAAAATTATAAAGATAGAGATCACTTGTCTCGAAGCCACAAGTTTTGTTTCAGTTTTCACTCTTTACTTGCTTTACTCATTATTAAGAACCCCAATAACCAAATTGTTGATGATCATTGTGATGGTGTATACAAATAAATTCAATTCCATATCTGGTATTCTACACTCTTCAAGACTAGAAGAGTGTCTTGACCCATGTAGAACTCCCTGATTTTCAAGTCAACATTCGTGAACGACGCCCTGAACATGGCGGGTCGTGACAACtgctttttttttttgacaaaacttACCAGGCAAAGGAGTTTTAACATGTACACAAAAGTAATAAAATAACATTATAGTTCATAAGCTAACAAAAGCTATGATTTTTGGCAGTGTACACGCTTTCACTATTTGATGCTACTTTTACATGGAAAACAATCGCCGGCAGTGTCTCACTTGTCGATGTTGCACACCGGCTGCATCAGCATTCACAACCTCATCAATCAAATCTTTGAAAATAAGACGCTCTATGTCTAGAACAAGACCAGGAACCTCATAACAGTACTCGTCCCAATCCTGTGAACTTCTATTCAAATCTGCACTTACAAGGATCTTTATTCCATCATCTTCATCATATACGCATCTCTCGGAACTACTTTCTAGACCATCTATCTCCAACCACACTTCGGTCAGTAGCTTTTCTCCATCCACAATTCGCACACATCTTTTTCCAGAAAAGCCCGACACGACTACCTTGTGGAAAAGAATATCATTCACGGAATCAAAGATTAATTTTCTTCTGACTTTCTCCCTGGAGTTAGAACTCGGGTTGTTTTTGTGgcattctttgtttgttttcTCCAGAATATGGAACAACTCGGGCTTTATCATGCTGCCGGTAGAATGAAGCTGGGCTATCCTGATGGCGGAGTCTGGATCTTTTAGAAAACCCGCTGCTGATAGTATCTCTTTAATGTATTTATGGTCCCCATTTGTGCTTTCGCATGGATATTTTGCTCTCTCGCCATCAGTGGAGTTCAATAATTCAGTTTGATGGAAATCACTTGAGTCTGTACGGGTCGCCAAGTTATAGACCCCCACTTGATTCCACTCCGTTTCATCAATGCAGAAGTTGCTATAATCTGTAAAGCCGAACACACAAGTGACACTTGTTAGTTTGTTAATATGACAAGTTTTCTGTTTCATATGTTTCTTGTTAAAGTTAAAATTTGTTAGTTGTATAGTCATGAACCGTCGACCGATGTTGCAGTACCATATGTTTATATGACAGGTTGACAGACGAGAAATGTACCATTGAAAGCATTCGGTTTCTTCTTTACTGGAGATGGCGTATCCTCTGCATAAAAGGCATCAAGAACTGATACGGGACTTGCTTGATCCACGGTAAGTTTGGCAAGTTCGACCATTGGCTTATCTATCAATCTTTCAACAAAGTTATTCTGGAAAGGGAAAACGAACATATGTCAAGACACTGCATTTGTAACAAAAACGTGTAGGCGTGTATGCATAAATATATGTTATAAAACATATAAACTAAACCATCCGCACTCACCGGTGTGACTTCCTGTTTACTTTCTGATTTTAGGGAATTAACTGCATCGCCATCTTGGCTTAAGTTTCTAGGTCCATCACTGTATATACATGGTTGTTCATTGTTTTTCTTTGGATTAACGGGTTTGATTTTCGCGTGTCTTGTCTTCAAATGGGATTGCCTTTTGATTCTGCTCGAGTCAGATGATGGCCCGTTAACACATTGCTTGTCAATACCATTCTTTGACCTTTGCGGTCTTGGGCTCGAGACGGGTCTCTCTCCAGTCAGGTCCTCTAGTGATCTTGATGTCGTACCGGTTACTTTATTGTTCCTTGGATTCGGATCTTTTACCAACTTTCTAGCCGTATGGTTAACGTAATGAAGGCCCGTGACCATCACGGGTTCAGTAGCCAGCTTAGCTGGTTTCACAGACCGGTTCAAGAGTTCATGTTTCTTTGGTGAGCTACTACCCTTGACTGTCGGTGAACCCGGTTGGTCACTTTTCTCGAACGCTGTTTTTGTCATTTGCATTGCTTCAACTATCTTCTTAAATGCTCTGAGATCCTCCCCTGATGTTTTAAACGGTTCTCTGGAACCACGGTCACAACTTTCCTGCGGCTGCAAAGTTGGTTTAATCTTCGAATGCATCTTTGGAGAACGTGAACCCAATTGGTCACCATAAGCCGGTTTAACTTCACAAATGGAGTCTGTTAAACCATCCAGACCCATTAACCGAGCCACAATACCCGATGATGATCTGTTACTTATTCTCGGCTCGCTTCTTGGCTCATTCATGTAATTCTTTTTCGGGTTTCGCTTACTATCTAATGATAGCCTTGGAAGCTCATTGACTTTGAAAGTTGACTTCAATGAGTATTTTGATTCCCTTTCATCACAAGAAAATCTTGATATCTCCTTGACTTTTTTTACCTCTGATGAAGTCTTATGAATCTTTACAAGGTTTTGGTCTTTTCTATTATATTGAATGGGATTTTGGTGCGTAAAAGGCCTTGGAGAATCAACATGCTTCATGAAGGGGCCGACTCGTTCAGCTTTCGTCACGCGACTCGCTCTAGTCATTGAGTCCTTGACCACGTCTCTGATATCGGGTGTCGGCGCAGACCACTCTCGCTGTTTTTTATGCAGGTTTGGGGATGTGGGTACAGAGGGAAGTTGACATTCGGTTTGAACCCGTCTGCTACAATCAAAATATGAGAAAGTGGTAGACGAGCCAGAAGAAGACGACGAGTTTCGTGACGAATCAACCGAGGCTCGACTCTTTTCTATCATCCTCTTCTTTTGGTTTCTCTCCTGTGGTAGTTTTAATTCAAgttaaacatatatatatttttcaggTTTATGTATAGCAAAATCTGTTCATCTCATTCTTGATCCTTACCTTAGCTTTCTCTGATGATTTCTTCATATCCTTTTCACCATTTTCACTTTGACCTAAACCATAATTCACAGTTCTTAGTATGTTTCAATATTATATAGACTATATTGTTATGTGCATATGGTTTGATAAACATTTTGGCCTTTTACTGTCAGAGTGTAGTAATTTTGGCCATTATACAAGGtagttattatttttttgtaCAACTTTACTTCATGTGCTTTTTACCAATGTCAACCTTTCTTGCAAGtgtacatatacatacataataAATATACACAGAGTGACGTGTTCAATACAAAACCAATTTTAATTAAAGAAATGTATAATTGTCGGATATAgtaggagagagaaagagagatggATATGTGGTTACATAACGGTCTTTAAGTATCAAAGCAATAATTACTTGTGCTTATACGGTTTTTGCAGTTCTCTGCTTAAAATTAGTTATGTATTGAATAGTCCTCTATGCACGTGTGTGTATAATTTATAGGGGTAAGTTCAAATAAGAACTATTAAATATTTAGAAACCATATGATTTACTTGTaaatacatgtacttaccggtgAATACACTATCTGTTAAATCATTAGGAACTATAGTGTATTTACTAGtgaatatatgtattttttagaAATATTtctaagagtaaattactttttgggtccctgtgttttagtggttttaaccacttgaatccaaaatcaaaaattTTAACGTCCTAAGTCACTAAccgctcattttataacgttttgagtccaattatTAATACTTGTACTTTTGATTTTGGacactcaagtggttaaaaccactaaaacccAGGGCcccaaaacgttataaaatgagcggTTAGGGACTTGgaacgttaaactttttgattttggactctaGTGGTTAAAACAACTAAAACACAGAGACTCAAAAATTAGTTTACTCTATTTCTAAATATATAATGGTTGAATGtaagtggcgaagcttgagatttccgaccgtgGGGGCCGGAAGTCAACGTATAtactaaaaatttctataaaaccggggggtcgaaaacgtatatactaaaaaatttctatacgaaaactacatactctccactactgagcaaaaagttcggggggtcggccgccccctcccgccccttaaaagcttcgcccatggTAGTAGTTAGAATGGTGATCATTATTTGTGGCATAAAGAGAAGAGCAAATAGAAACAACAATTTGCAAATGAACACACACACAATAAGAACATGTTGGTCTAGTGCATATGTTTAAATTTGTAATTTTGTACCTGTAGTTAGCCTGTTCTGGTTCCGCCAATGTCGGTGTAGACCGAGAAGGTAACCGCGGTCAAGGAGATGAAAAATCCCATTCATGCATCCTAACTGCTTTTGCAGCCCTTGTTTGTCATCTCTAACTGTGTATACAACCTTAGCAGCCATTTACACTACCACCACTCTACTTTTCTTcactaaaaaatattaaaaaccttctgtttttttatttaaataaacataaaacaGTTAAACAACCACCAGAAGAAGCAAAAAACAGAAGATGCTTTCCTTGTTGATCAAGTGTACAGACTTTAGTTTTTTTCTGCAAAGCTGCACAAAGAATGTGCAGAACTAACTAGTTTCTCACTCTCTACTTTGTTTTATAGGCAAAAGTaagcttaaaaaaaaaaaaaaaaaaaaccccttgTAGTGTTACTTTTTTATGACCGGCGGATCATGGGttcgagtagtttgtttttaacGAAAACCGGCCGGGATCGCTGGGTCGGGATTTATGTATCATAGAAGGAAGAAAGaacatatgattttttttttggccTCAAAAAGGGGTGCTAGAGGTATAGATGAAGGGGGATATTGAAGCAATATATGGAAGTATAGGTGGATTAGTTTATTTGGGAAATGAAATGGTGACAAATTTCCAGATTAAGAGGGGAATTTGATGGCATTTAATA encodes the following:
- the LOC110912382 gene encoding protein LONGIFOLIA 1 — encoded protein: MAAKVVYTVRDDKQGLQKQLGCMNGIFHLLDRGYLLGLHRHWRNQNRLTTGQSENGEKDMKKSSEKAKERNQKKRMIEKSRASVDSSRNSSSSSGSSTTFSYFDCSRRVQTECQLPSVPTSPNLHKKQREWSAPTPDIRDVVKDSMTRASRVTKAERVGPFMKHVDSPRPFTHQNPIQYNRKDQNLVKIHKTSSEVKKVKEISRFSCDERESKYSLKSTFKVNELPRLSLDSKRNPKKNYMNEPRSEPRISNRSSSGIVARLMGLDGLTDSICEVKPAYGDQLGSRSPKMHSKIKPTLQPQESCDRGSREPFKTSGEDLRAFKKIVEAMQMTKTAFEKSDQPGSPTVKGSSSPKKHELLNRSVKPAKLATEPVMVTGLHYVNHTARKLVKDPNPRNNKVTGTTSRSLEDLTGERPVSSPRPQRSKNGIDKQCVNGPSSDSSRIKRQSHLKTRHAKIKPVNPKKNNEQPCIYSDGPRNLSQDGDAVNSLKSESKQEVTPNNFVERLIDKPMVELAKLTVDQASPVSVLDAFYAEDTPSPVKKKPNAFNDYSNFCIDETEWNQVGVYNLATRTDSSDFHQTELLNSTDGERAKYPCESTNGDHKYIKEILSAAGFLKDPDSAIRIAQLHSTGSMIKPELFHILEKTNKECHKNNPSSNSREKVRRKLIFDSVNDILFHKVVVSGFSGKRCVRIVDGEKLLTEVWLEIDGLESSSERCVYDEDDGIKILVSADLNRSSQDWDEYCYEVPGLVLDIERLIFKDLIDEVVNADAAGVQHRQVRHCRRLFSM